From the Mesorhizobium koreense genome, the window ATACTGGGCATAAACGCCGGCGATGATCTTCATCATGGTCGACTTGCCGGCACCGTTTTCGCCGACAAGGCCGTGCACCTCGCCGGCCTTCAGCACGAAATCGACATCGCGCAGCGCAGCAACGCCGCCGAAGGATTTCGAGATGGATCGCATCTCCAGGCGCGGCGGGGCTCCGTCGGCGGCTTTGTCAGCCTCAGCGTTCATCCTCGTTCAGCCATATCGCGGGGATGGGGGCCGGCTTTCGCCGGCCCGTTCGGAAACATCAGATCAGGAAGTGGTCTTCCATCCACTGCATGCCCGGAGCATTGGCCTTGGTGACCACCGGCCCGTCGGTGATGACGTTCTTCGGAATGCCATCACCCGTCTTCTCGCCCGCAACCGCCGCGACGCCGGCCACGATCGCGCCGCCATGGATGCGGCAGGAAGGATTGCGCACCGTCGCGTGCATGCGGCCGTCGGTGACCGCGGCCAGTGCCGGAGGCATGGCGTCGCAGCCGCCGATCTTGATGTCGGTGCGCTTATGGGCCTTCATGACGTTGTAGGCGGCGAGCGCCATGTCGTCATTGTGGAAATAGGCCGCGTCGATCTTCGGGTATTTGGTGAGGTAGGTTTCCCACAGGCGTGCGACCTTCGACACGTCCCAGTCGGCCGGCTGCTCTTCGAGAACCTTCACGTCGGGATATTTCTTGACGATCGAGTGGAAGCCACGCGCACGTCCCTGGGCGCCGGTGTGGCCGAGCGCGCCCTGGGTCATGATCACATTGCCCTTGCCGCCGATGGCGTCCATCAGTGCCTGCGTCACAGACGAACCCATGAATTCGTTGTCCGGCGCCAGGAAGGAATGGATGTTGATCTTGTCGAGCGGCGCGATCAGCGTATCCATGTCGATGACGGGGATGCCGGCGTCGATCATCTTCTGCACCGGCTGCGTGAGCGTGCCGATGCCGAAGGCCTGGATGGCGACGAAGTCCCATTTCTGGGAGGCCATGTTGTCGATCGCAGCGCGCTGCTTGACCGCGTCGAGTTCGCCGTCGAACCAGGTGACCTCTACATTGTAGAGCTTGCCCCAGAATTCGGCCGCCTGCTTGCCTTGCGCGCACCATGTCGCCTGCAGGCCGGCGTTGGAAAACGCCGCCTTCAGCGGCTTTTCGGAACGTCCGGTCGCCACAGCCGCGGCCATTGCCGGGCTGATGCCGAACCCGGCAAGCCCGCCGAGCAATGCGGCCGCGCCGCCTGCCGACGCCACCGTCATAAAATCGCGCCTGTTGGTTCTGATCCTGTCTGTCATGTCTTTCCTCCCTTGCGAGCCCGTAGACAAGGCGGGCCTTGCGAAAACTATGACAGCGGTATCAGCGACCCGCAAGGCACCTTATGACAGCGCAATCATTTTTTCCCGGCCGTTTACTCGGCCGCCGGTTTCCCGCTAAGAGATCGCGGATTTTCATTCGGGACCCGTCATGAACGACAAAGACACCGCCGAAACGGCCGAAGCGCAGGCCAGGCTTCTCTCCGCCGCGCTGCCCTACATGCAGCGCTACGAGAACAAGACGGTCGTGGTGAAATATGGCGGCCACGCCATGGGCGACAACGCGCTCGGCCGGGCCTTCGCGCGCGATATCGCACTTTTGAAACAGTCCGGCGTCAACCCGATCGTTGTCCATGGCGGCGGCCCGCAGATCGCGGCGATGCTCGCCAAGATGGGCATCGAATCCCGCTTCGAGGGGGGGCTGCGGGTCACCGACGAGAAGACGGTCGAGATCGTCGAGATGGTACTTGCCGGCTCGATCAACAAGGAGATCGTGGCGCTCATAAACGCCGAGGGCGAATGGGCGATCGGCCTCTGCGGCAAGGACGGCAACATGGTCTTCGCCGAAAAGGCGCACAAGACCGTGATCGATCCAGATTCCAATATCGAGCGGGTGCTCGATCTCGGCTTCGTCGGCGAGCCGGTCGAGGTCGACCGGACGCTGCTTGACCTCCTGGCGCGCTCGGAGATGATCCCGGTCCTCGCGCCGGTGGCGCCCGGCCGCGACGGCCACACCTACAACATCAACGCCGATACGTTCGCCGGCGCCATCGCCGGAGCGCTGAAGGCCACGCGCCTTCTCTTCCTGACCGACGTGCCGGGCGTGCTCGACAAGGATAAGAAGCTTATCGACGAATTGTCGGTGGCGCAGGCGAAGGCGCTCATCAGGGACGGCACCATCTCCGGCGGCATGATCCCCAAGGTCGAAACCTGCATCGAGGCGATCGAGCGCGGCGTGGAAGGCGTCGTCATCCTCAATGGCAAGCAGGCGCACGCGGTGCTGCTCGAACTCTTCACCAAGCACGGCGCCGGGACGCTGATCGTGCCGTAGGGCGACGACCACCAGTTACCCCAGCAAAAGCAGCAGCAGGATCCCCGCCACGATCAGCGCGCAGCCGGCAATCTCGGTGCGGTTGATGTGCTCCTTGAAGAAGAAGACTGACGAGGCGAAGGTGAAGATCAGCTCGATCTGCGCCAGCGCCTTGACGATCGCAGCCTGCTGCAGGGTCATGGCCATGAACCAGCCGAAGGAGGCGGTCGCGCCGACCACGCCGACGAAGAGCGAGGGCTTCCAGGCGCGGCCGATGCGGCCGAGTTCCGCCGGGTCGCGCAGCACCATCCACACCAGCATCAGCACCGTCTGCAGGAAGATGGTGAAAAGCAGCGTCACCGCAGCCTGCATCATGAAGTTCGGACCGCCGAGCGAGGTGGAGGCGGCGCGGTAGGCGACAGCGGCGACGCCGAAGAGCGTGCCCGACGCCAGCCCGATCAGCGCCGTGCGCTGCGCCAGCGAAGCGAAGATGTTCTTCCAACTCATCGTTGTGCGCGCGATGGAGATCAGCATGACGCCGAGCACGCTGACCGCGATCGACCCGATCACGCCGAGCGTCACCGTCTCGCCGAGGAAGATGAGCCCGAACAACGCCGCCTGTACCGGCTCGGTACGCGAATAAGCGGTGCCGACGGCGAAGTTGCGGAACGAGAAAAGGTGGATCAGCAGGAAAGTGGCGCCGATCTGGCTGAATGCGCCGAGCGCCATCCAGCCAAGGAAGACCGGCCCTGGATGCGGGAACGGATAGCCGGCCAGCCTGTTCAGCCCTAGCACGAAGAGTGCCGCCACCGGCAGGCCGAAGCCGAAGCGGACGAAGGTCGCGCCGGTCGTGCCCATCACGGATTTCAGGTGTTT encodes:
- a CDS encoding sugar ABC transporter substrate-binding protein, whose amino-acid sequence is MTDRIRTNRRDFMTVASAGGAAALLGGLAGFGISPAMAAAVATGRSEKPLKAAFSNAGLQATWCAQGKQAAEFWGKLYNVEVTWFDGELDAVKQRAAIDNMASQKWDFVAIQAFGIGTLTQPVQKMIDAGIPVIDMDTLIAPLDKINIHSFLAPDNEFMGSSVTQALMDAIGGKGNVIMTQGALGHTGAQGRARGFHSIVKKYPDVKVLEEQPADWDVSKVARLWETYLTKYPKIDAAYFHNDDMALAAYNVMKAHKRTDIKIGGCDAMPPALAAVTDGRMHATVRNPSCRIHGGAIVAGVAAVAGEKTGDGIPKNVITDGPVVTKANAPGMQWMEDHFLI
- the argB gene encoding acetylglutamate kinase; its protein translation is MNDKDTAETAEAQARLLSAALPYMQRYENKTVVVKYGGHAMGDNALGRAFARDIALLKQSGVNPIVVHGGGPQIAAMLAKMGIESRFEGGLRVTDEKTVEIVEMVLAGSINKEIVALINAEGEWAIGLCGKDGNMVFAEKAHKTVIDPDSNIERVLDLGFVGEPVEVDRTLLDLLARSEMIPVLAPVAPGRDGHTYNINADTFAGAIAGALKATRLLFLTDVPGVLDKDKKLIDELSVAQAKALIRDGTISGGMIPKVETCIEAIERGVEGVVILNGKQAHAVLLELFTKHGAGTLIVP
- a CDS encoding DMT family transporter; protein product: MELWIPITIAAAFLQNLRSVGQKHLKSVMGTTGATFVRFGFGLPVAALFVLGLNRLAGYPFPHPGPVFLGWMALGAFSQIGATFLLIHLFSFRNFAVGTAYSRTEPVQAALFGLIFLGETVTLGVIGSIAVSVLGVMLISIARTTMSWKNIFASLAQRTALIGLASGTLFGVAAVAYRAASTSLGGPNFMMQAAVTLLFTIFLQTVLMLVWMVLRDPAELGRIGRAWKPSLFVGVVGATASFGWFMAMTLQQAAIVKALAQIELIFTFASSVFFFKEHINRTEIAGCALIVAGILLLLLLG